The sequence below is a genomic window from Chondrinema litorale.
CATTCTAATTTCATCCCATATTAATGAAGGAATGGCATCATACCACTCTTCAAAATAAGCAGCTGCCACTGCATCAATATCATTTATATAATCCCAAGATGCCAGCAAATTATATATTTCTATTTCTTCGTCGCTTGATAATTTATCTTTTATTTGTTTCAACATGAAAGGTAAATTGTCTGACGCGATCGTATTGAAATTATCGTTTTGCATCATCATCATATCCTCCACAGTGATGTCTTGTAAACTATCTAGCAAATAATTGATTCTTCTGTTTCTATAAGTTTCATACGACTGAGAATATACATAGTAAGGATAAGTACTATCAACTGGGTCTTGGTTGGCAGAACTTACAAATCCACGCGCAGGATTTAATGAAAATACATTTTGCTCCATAGGGATATATTCTTGCCACTTGCCAGATGATTTGGATCCATCCATGAGAAACTTGCCTTGCTCTTTCCATTTAACAGGAAACTTGCCCTGTACTACTATGGCAACGTCACCCTCTGTACTAGCAAAAGCAAAGTTTTGAGCCGGGCAATCATAATACTTTAATGCCTCTCTATAATCTTTATAATTCTCAGCTCTGTTTAGTAAATAAAATGTTTTCACCTCTAAAGATGGATCATGCGCTATCCATCGAATCGCATAAGCATTCTCATCAGATTTTGCCGGATAGGAAGCATCATACATAACTGGTCCCCATTCAGTAACCATTAAAGTATCGTAAAAAGTTGGTGCTCCTTTTAGCTTTATTTCTTCAATTCTAGTTTCAGTAGCTTTCCATTCTCCATCCATTAAATAGGCAGCTCTGTCTGCATCTTTGTATTCAATCTTGTACCAGTCTACCACATCTCTCAAAGCATTGGTGACACTCCAAGCTACATTGTCGTTAAAGCCAATTATTACATTGGGTGAGCCCGGTAAAGTTGCCCCTTTAACGTTGATTCCCGGAGCAGTAAGTTGCATGGCAAACCAAATGGAAGGTAAGTTTAAGCCCAAATGAGGATCGCCACAAAGTATAGGATTACCACTTTTTGTTTTAGAGCCAGAAACTGCCCAGTTATTACTACCATTTCTTATATCTGGTTCATCTACAAAAGGATTCTTCTGCAATTCTTCCAAAACGAAAGGTCTCACTTTTGGTGTAGCAACCGTATCTGGCATAAAATCCCATTTACCAGTTTTATCTACAATAGGCTCAACCGCCGAATGAGCATTAGGATATAAAAAATTGAATACTTCTTCTCCAAAAACCTTTCTCGCATTGGTATATTCAAAATCGCTGTTGTGTATACTTAAATTATTAGCCATGTATTTAAGTAAAAAAGCCGATTTAATAGGCTTCCACTCTTCTGGTTCGTAGTCGAGTAATTTATATTCTAGTGGCAATTCTGCTTTGGAAAGGCTGCTTATATAAGCATTTATTCCATCAGAATAAGCATTTACCACTTCATTCATTTTTTCATCAGAGAGCATCATTTCCACTCCTTTTTCAGCAGCTAATGCCATTCCTTTTCTTCTGGCTTCTCTGTCTAGTGGCAAGGCTTTTTCCCCAACAATTTCACTAATTCTACCTGCGGCAAAATGTGTTTGAAATTCCATTTGCCATAATCGGTGTTTGGCAGTAACATATCCTTGGGCGAAATACAAGTCGTGGTCGTTTTCTGCAAAAACATGTGGAACCAAAGCAGAATCGTAAATAACACTCACTTCACTTTTTAAACCTTCCATACTGATGTCGTCATCAGGTGTATCGTTCACATTTTCAGCATTTTGCCAAAATCCTTGTGTAGGACTCAGAAAAAAACCTAATGGTGGAATTGGACTAAAACCGGTGTTTAATGCCACAATTAAAGCAACATTGAAAACGAGCGCGATCAGAAACAAAAAGAATTTCATATATGAATGTGTTGTGTTAGTTCTGGTTTTTAATAGATTTCTGGGATGTAATTTTGTTCAGACTTCGGCGGC
It includes:
- a CDS encoding penicillin acylase family protein, with translation MKFFLFLIALVFNVALIVALNTGFSPIPPLGFFLSPTQGFWQNAENVNDTPDDDISMEGLKSEVSVIYDSALVPHVFAENDHDLYFAQGYVTAKHRLWQMEFQTHFAAGRISEIVGEKALPLDREARRKGMALAAEKGVEMMLSDEKMNEVVNAYSDGINAYISSLSKAELPLEYKLLDYEPEEWKPIKSAFLLKYMANNLSIHNSDFEYTNARKVFGEEVFNFLYPNAHSAVEPIVDKTGKWDFMPDTVATPKVRPFVLEELQKNPFVDEPDIRNGSNNWAVSGSKTKSGNPILCGDPHLGLNLPSIWFAMQLTAPGINVKGATLPGSPNVIIGFNDNVAWSVTNALRDVVDWYKIEYKDADRAAYLMDGEWKATETRIEEIKLKGAPTFYDTLMVTEWGPVMYDASYPAKSDENAYAIRWIAHDPSLEVKTFYLLNRAENYKDYREALKYYDCPAQNFAFASTEGDVAIVVQGKFPVKWKEQGKFLMDGSKSSGKWQEYIPMEQNVFSLNPARGFVSSANQDPVDSTYPYYVYSQSYETYRNRRINYLLDSLQDITVEDMMMMQNDNFNTIASDNLPFMLKQIKDKLSSDEEIEIYNLLASWDYINDIDAVAAAYFEEWYDAIPSLIWDEIRMKKSNLDYPNRFHTMEILRTDTTNQFLDIKSTSEKEDAKAIVNLAFKEGIKNVKEHLSKTGLKTAVWADYKSTSVTHLARLPAFSEEPIMIGGNHNIINATSGTHGASWRIIVELDKAGPIAKGIYPGGQSGNPGSPYYINYISKWASGEYLPFNLIKKDSDLENKLGVLTLDSKN